In one window of Gossypium arboreum isolate Shixiya-1 chromosome 4, ASM2569848v2, whole genome shotgun sequence DNA:
- the LOC108459556 gene encoding protein NRT1/ PTR FAMILY 5.4-like, whose amino-acid sequence MDAPVTPVAIDNDHQNPSKLLPSQKNTSKGGWNAAIFVIFVEMAERFAFYGLAGNLITYLTNNLGQPVAAAAKNVNTWVGVSAIFPLLGAFVADSYLGRFKTILASSSIYFLGMVLLSLSVSVIPTHSRKPVFFTALYILAIGEGGHKPCVQTFAADQFDETNPEEKAAKSSFFNWWYLGIVTGASVAIVVVIYLQDNVSWAAGFGVLAGSLAVALALFLIGMKKYRKQRPTGSPFTRVAQVFVAAARKWRLTESHGSRGICCEDDRVRGQTMGPKLVRSNQFRFLDKAMMIDNDDAMRKSRNPWKLCSLNQVEEVKLLLRLIPIWVSCLMFCAVITQLHTFFTKQGSTMSRSLGPNFQVPPAALQSLVGLTILIAVPVYDCVFVPIARKLTKNPTGITMLQRIGIGLFVSILNMVVAGIVETARVNTARKHGLIDTPKAVIPMSIWWLLPQYVLTGIGDVFTIIGLQELFYDQMPEEMRSIGAAAYISIVGIGSFVNTGIISVVQMISSKHGKEWLGDNLNRSNLNYFYWVLAGLSAINLCVYMWISSAFEYKKVEGYDEISEGKELEMEGYSDVRV is encoded by the exons ATGGATGCCCCAGTTACTCCAGTCGCCATTGACAATGACCATCAAAATCCCAGCAAGCTCCTCCCTTCTCAGAAAAACACCTCCAAAGGTGGTTGGAACGCCGCCATTTTTGTCATCT TTGTTGAGATGGCAGAGCGTTTTGCTTTCTATGGTTTGGCCGGCAACCTCATCACTTATCTCACCAACAACCTCGGTCAGCCGGTGGCCGCCGCCGCTAAGAACGTCAATACTTGGGTTGGCGTTTCCGCCATCTTCCCTTTACTCGGAGCTTTCGTCGCCGATTCATATCTCGGCCGCTTCAAGACCATCCTTGCTTCCTCTTCCATCTACTTCCTG GGAATGGTGTTATTGAGTTTATCAGTCTCAGTAATTCCTACGCATTCTCGAAAACCGGTGTTTTTCACAGCACTTTACATATTAGCCATAGGTGAAGGTGGCCATAAACCGTGCGTTCAAACCTTCGCCGCCGATCAGTTCGACGAAACCAACCCAGAAGAGAAGGCAGCTAAAAGCTCATTTTTCAACTGGTGGTATCTAGGGATCGTAACCGGTGCCTCCGTCGCCATTGTCGTCGTCATCTACCTCCAG GATAATGTTAGTTGGGCGGCGGGGTTTGGAGTGTTAGCAGGGTCGTTGGCGGTGGCATTGGCGTTGTTTCTAATAGGAATGAAGAAGTATAGAAAGCAGCGCCCGACGGGAAGTCCGTTCACCAGGGTGGCTCAGGTCTTCGTCGCGGCGGCTAGGAAGTGGCGGTTGACTGAGTCGCACGGTAGCAGGGGCATATGTTGTGAGGATGATAGGGTCCGAGGTCAAACCATGGGCCCCAAATTGGTCCGTTCAAATCAATTTAG ATTTTTAGACAAGGCAATGATGATTGACAATGATGATGCGATGAGGAAATCCAGGAATCCATGGAAGCTTTGTTCATTGAACCAAGTGGAAGAAGTTAAGCTTCTACTTCGACTCATCCCCATTTGGGTTAGTTGCTTAATGTTTTGTGCAGTGATAACTCAattacacacatttttcaccAAGCAAGGCAGCACAATGTCCAGATCCCTCGGCCCCAATTTCCAAGTCCCTCCCGCGGCACTCCAAAGCCTAGTAGGCCTCACCATCCTCATCGCGGTCCCGGTTTATGATTGTGTTTTCGTCCCTATAGCCCGAAAGCTAACCAAAAACCCCACAGGAATAACTATGCTACAAAGAATCGGTATCGGTTTATTTGTATCCATACTTAACATGGTCGTTGCAGGCATTGTCGAGACTGCTAGAGTGAACACCGCTAGAAAACACGGCCTAATTGACACCCCGAAAGCAGTGATCCCCATGAGCATATGGTGGTTACTTCCGCAATATGTACTCACTGGGATCGGAGACGTGTTCACCATCATCGGATTACAAGAACTGTTCTACGATCAAATGCCGGAAGAAATGAGAAGCATTGGAGCAGCAGCTTATATAAGTATAGTGGGAATTGGGAGCTTTGTAAACACTGGAATCATCTCAGTGGTTCAAATGATCAGTTCAAAGCATGGAAAGGAATGGTTGGGAGATAATCTGAACCGTTCAAATCTTAATTACTTCTATTGGGTATTGGCAGGGCTGAGTGCTATTAATCTATGTGTCTATATGTGGATTTCTAGTGCCTTTGAGTACAAAAAGGTTGAAGGATATGATGAAATAAGTGAAGGAAAAGAGTTGGAAATGGAAGGGTATTCGGATGTTAGAGTATAA